From the Halogeometricum rufum genome, the window CGCCTGCGACGCCTCCGGGACGTGCCGACGGAGGCGACGTTGCTCGACTGCCCCGCCGGTGCGGGCCCGGACGCCGCCGCCCCCCTCCGCGAGGCGGACGCCGCACTCGTGGTGACGCCGCCGTGCGCGCCCGCCCTGCGCGACACGGTGAAGACCGTCGCGATGGCCGACGCCCTCGGCACGCGCGTCGTCGGCGCCGTCCTCGTCCGGTCGCGCGTCGTCCCCTCGGGCGTCGAATCGCTGCTCGGCTGTTCGGTCCTCGGTACCGTCCCGCCCGCGGATCCGCCCGTCCTCGATGCCGACGCCGTGCGTCGCGCCTACCGGAACGTGGCAGAAAAGTTACAGGCTAGCAAAGAGCTATGAACCCTGACAGTCATACTCTCTGTCGTGTCGGACAGACTCTCGACTGGCATCACGGTTCTCGACCGAGAACTGGGCGGCGGCCTCCCGGCGGGGAGCATCGTCTACCTCGACGCGGACCCCGCGAGCCAGTCGGAACTGTTCCTCTACGAACTCACCGCCGTCCGCGGGACGCTGTACCTCACGACGCTCCGGTCCGACCAGGCGGTGCGGGACGCCATCGACCGGACGCTGGGACGGGCGGGGTCGCCAACCGTGCGCAGCGTGGGCGGCGAAGCGCCCCTGGACGTGGCGAATCGACTCGTCCACGACCTGCCGGAACGGGCGAACCTCGTCGTCGACGTCGTCGACGTGCTGGAGGCGTCCGACGCCGTCCGGTATCGCGCGTTCCTGAACGACCTGCAGACGCACATGGTCAACACGGGGGGACTCGCCATCCTCCACGGCATGAAGGGCGAGGACCCCTCCAACCGGAAGTACACCAAAC encodes:
- a CDS encoding MinD/ParA family ATP-binding protein, giving the protein MLAIAGGKGGCGKTTTTLGLAAALDGATAVVDADTDMPNLHALAGVPRDAPSDRRGHPHPDDESVTVYPAPPTGDEGREARSRDAEARLRRLRDVPTEATLLDCPAGAGPDAAAPLREADAALVVTPPCAPALRDTVKTVAMADALGTRVVGAVLVRSRVVPSGVESLLGCSVLGTVPPADPPVLDADAVRRAYRNVAEKLQASKEL
- a CDS encoding RAD55 family ATPase; translated protein: MSDRLSTGITVLDRELGGGLPAGSIVYLDADPASQSELFLYELTAVRGTLYLTTLRSDQAVRDAIDRTLGRAGSPTVRSVGGEAPLDVANRLVHDLPERANLVVDVVDVLEASDAVRYRAFLNDLQTHMVNTGGLAILHGMKGEDPSNRKYTKHMADVVFDLRTAVDGAEIENRLAVPKFRGGRAPEETIKLRLADEVAVDTSRDIA